The following proteins are encoded in a genomic region of Microtus ochrogaster isolate Prairie Vole_2 chromosome 5, MicOch1.0, whole genome shotgun sequence:
- the Eomes gene encoding eomesodermin homolog isoform X1 gives MQLGEQLLVSSVNLPGAHFYSLESARGGGAGGGGGGGGNVSLLPGAAPSPQRLDLDKASKKFPGNLPCQAGSAEPTGAGAGPPAAMLSDADAGDTFGNASAVAKPGPPDGRKGSPCAEEELPSAASAAASARYSMDSLSSERYYLPSPGPQGSELAAPCSLFQYQAAAGAAHGSVYPASNGARYPYGSMLPPGGFPASVCPPARAQYGPAAGSGTGASGSGGGAGGPGAYPYGQGSPLYGPYAGAAAAGSCGGLGGLGVPGSGFRAHVYLCNRPLWLKFHRHQTEMIITKQGRRMFPFLSFNINGLNPTAHYNVFVEVVLADPNHWRFQGGKWVTCGKADNNMQGNKMYVHPESPNTGSHWMRQEISFGKLKLTNNKGASSNNTQMIVLQSLHKYQPRLHIVEVTEDGVEDLNEPSKTQTFTFSETQFIAVTAYQNTDITQLKIDHNPFAKGFRDNYDSMYTASENDRLTPSPTDSPRSHQIVPGGRYGVQNFFPEPFVNTLPQARYYNGERTVPQTNGLLSPQQSEEVTNPPQRWLVTPVQQPVTNKLDISSYESEYTSSTLLPYGIKSLPLQTSHALGYYPDPTFPAMAGWGGRGAYQRKMAAGLPWTSRMSPPVFPEDQLAKEKVKEEISSSWIETPPSIKSLDSNDSGVYGSACKRKRLSPSTSSNGNSPPVKCEDVTPEEYSKDASKGMGAYYAFYTTP, from the exons ATGCAGTTAGGAGAGCAACTCCTGGTGAGCTCCGTGAACCTGCCGGGCGCGCACTTCTACTCGCTGGAGAGTGCGCGAGGTGGCGGAGCAGGCGGAGGTGGGGGAGGTGGCGGGAACGTCAGCCTCCTCCCCGGTGCTGCTCCCTCGCCCCAGAGACTGGACTTAGACAAAGCGTCCAAGAAGTTTCCGGGCAATCTCCCGTGCCAGGCGGGTAGCGCAGAACCCACAGGCGCCGGCGCGGGGCCCCCCGCGGCCATGCTCAGTGACGCAGACGCCGGGGACACCTTTGGCAACGCCTCGGCTGTGGCCAAGCCCGGTCCCCCGGACGGCCGCAAGGGTTCCCCGTGCGCCGAGGAGGAGCTGCCCTCCGCCGCCAGCGCGGCGGCCAGCGCGCGCTACTCCATGGACAGCCTGAGCTCCGAGCGCTACTACCTCCCGTCGCCGGGACCGCAAGGCTCCGAGCTCGCCGCGCCCTGCTCGCTCTTCCAGTACCAGGCGGCGGCCGGAGCAGCCCACGGATCAGTGTACCCCGCGTCCAATGGCGCGCGCTACCCCTACGGCTCCATGCTGCCCCCCGGTGGATTCCCCGCCTCCGTGTGCCCGCCCGCAAGGGCGCAGTACGGCCCCGCCGCAGGCTCGGGGACCGGTGCCAGTGGCAGCGGCGGCGGGGCTGGCGGTCCTGGCGCCTATCCCTACGGCCAGGGCTCTCCTCTCTACGGGCCGTacgcaggagcagcagcagccggATCTTGCGGAGGATTGGGAGGCCTCGGGGTGCCCGGTTCCGGCTTCCGCGCCCACGTCTACCTGTGCAACCGGCCCCTATGGCTCAAATTCCATCGTCACCAAACTGAGATGATCATCACCAAACAGGGCAG GCGCATGTTTCCTTTCTTGAGCTTCAACATAAACGGACTCAATCCCACCGCCCACTACAACGTGTTCGTGGAGGTGGTTCTGGCCGACCCTAACCACTGGCGCTTCCAAGGGGGCAAGTGGGTGACCTGTGGCAAAGCCGACAATAACATGcagg GCAACAAAATGTACGTTCACCCGGAATCTCCTAACACTGGTTCCCACTGGATGAGGCAGGAGATTTCCTTTGGGAAGTTAAAACTCACTAATAACAAAGGAGCAAGCAGCAACAACAcacag ATGATAGTGCTGCAGTCTTTGCACAAATACCAACCACGACTGCACATTGTGGAAGTGACCGAGGATGGTGTAGAGGATCTGAATGAGCCTTCCAAGACCCAGACCTTCACCTTCTCAGAAACACAGTTCATCGCCGTGACCGCCTACCAAAACACCGAC ATTACGCAGCTAAAGATTGACCATAACCCTTTCGCCAAAGGCTTCCGGGACAACTACGATTC CATGTACACCGCTTCAGAAAATGACAGGTTAACTCCATCTCCCACGGATTCTCCTAGATCCCATCAGATTGTCCCTGGAGGTCGGTACGGCGTTCAAAACTTCTTCCCGGAGCCCTTTGTCAACACGTTACCTCAAGCCCGATATTATAATGGTGAGAGAACCGTGCCACAGACCAACGGCCTCCTTTCACCCCAACAGAGCGAAGAGGTGACCAACCCTCCCCAGCGGTGGCTTGTCACGCCTGTCCAGCAACCTGTGACCAACAAGCTAGACATCAGTTCCTATGAATCTGAATACACTTCCAGTACCTTGCTCCCGTATGGTATTAAGTCCTTGCCCCTCCAGACATCTCATGCCCTGGGGTATTACCCTGACCCAACCTTCCCTGCAATGGCAGGGTGGGGAGGCCGAGGCGCTTATCAGAGGAAGATGGCAGCTGGCCTACCATGGACATCCAGAATGAGCCCCCCTGTGTTCCCAGAAGACCAGCTTGCcaaggaaaaagtcaaagaagaaattagCTCCTCCTGGATAGAAACCCCCCCTTCCATCAAGTCTCTAGACTCCAACGATTCAGGGGTGTACGGCAGTGCTTGCAAGAGAAAGCGCTTGTCCCCTAGCACCTCCAGCAATGGAAACTCGCCCCCTGTCAAGTGTGAGGATGTGACCCCTGAAGAGTACAGTAAAGACGCCTCGAAAGGCATGGGGGCATATTACGCTTTCTACACAACTCCCTGA
- the Eomes gene encoding eomesodermin homolog isoform X2 yields the protein MQLGEQLLVSSVNLPGAHFYSLESARGGGAGGGGGGGGNVSLLPGAAPSPQRLDLDKASKKFPGNLPCQAGSAEPTGAGAGPPAAMLSDADAGDTFGNASAVAKPGPPDGRKGSPCAEEELPSAASAAASARYSMDSLSSERYYLPSPGPQGSELAAPCSLFQYQAAAGAAHGSVYPASNGARYPYGSMLPPGGFPASVCPPARAQYGPAAGSGTGASGSGGGAGGPGAYPYGQGSPLYGPYAGAAAAGSCGGLGGLGVPGSGFRAHVYLCNRPLWLKFHRHQTEMIITKQGRRMFPFLSFNINGLNPTAHYNVFVEVVLADPNHWRFQGGKWVTCGKADNNMQGNKMYVHPESPNTGSHWMRQEISFGKLKLTNNKGASSNNTQMIVLQSLHKYQPRLHIVEVTEDGVEDLNEPSKTQTFTFSETQFIAVTAYQNTDITQLKIDHNPFAKGFRDNYDSSHQIVPGGRYGVQNFFPEPFVNTLPQARYYNGERTVPQTNGLLSPQQSEEVTNPPQRWLVTPVQQPVTNKLDISSYESEYTSSTLLPYGIKSLPLQTSHALGYYPDPTFPAMAGWGGRGAYQRKMAAGLPWTSRMSPPVFPEDQLAKEKVKEEISSSWIETPPSIKSLDSNDSGVYGSACKRKRLSPSTSSNGNSPPVKCEDVTPEEYSKDASKGMGAYYAFYTTP from the exons ATGCAGTTAGGAGAGCAACTCCTGGTGAGCTCCGTGAACCTGCCGGGCGCGCACTTCTACTCGCTGGAGAGTGCGCGAGGTGGCGGAGCAGGCGGAGGTGGGGGAGGTGGCGGGAACGTCAGCCTCCTCCCCGGTGCTGCTCCCTCGCCCCAGAGACTGGACTTAGACAAAGCGTCCAAGAAGTTTCCGGGCAATCTCCCGTGCCAGGCGGGTAGCGCAGAACCCACAGGCGCCGGCGCGGGGCCCCCCGCGGCCATGCTCAGTGACGCAGACGCCGGGGACACCTTTGGCAACGCCTCGGCTGTGGCCAAGCCCGGTCCCCCGGACGGCCGCAAGGGTTCCCCGTGCGCCGAGGAGGAGCTGCCCTCCGCCGCCAGCGCGGCGGCCAGCGCGCGCTACTCCATGGACAGCCTGAGCTCCGAGCGCTACTACCTCCCGTCGCCGGGACCGCAAGGCTCCGAGCTCGCCGCGCCCTGCTCGCTCTTCCAGTACCAGGCGGCGGCCGGAGCAGCCCACGGATCAGTGTACCCCGCGTCCAATGGCGCGCGCTACCCCTACGGCTCCATGCTGCCCCCCGGTGGATTCCCCGCCTCCGTGTGCCCGCCCGCAAGGGCGCAGTACGGCCCCGCCGCAGGCTCGGGGACCGGTGCCAGTGGCAGCGGCGGCGGGGCTGGCGGTCCTGGCGCCTATCCCTACGGCCAGGGCTCTCCTCTCTACGGGCCGTacgcaggagcagcagcagccggATCTTGCGGAGGATTGGGAGGCCTCGGGGTGCCCGGTTCCGGCTTCCGCGCCCACGTCTACCTGTGCAACCGGCCCCTATGGCTCAAATTCCATCGTCACCAAACTGAGATGATCATCACCAAACAGGGCAG GCGCATGTTTCCTTTCTTGAGCTTCAACATAAACGGACTCAATCCCACCGCCCACTACAACGTGTTCGTGGAGGTGGTTCTGGCCGACCCTAACCACTGGCGCTTCCAAGGGGGCAAGTGGGTGACCTGTGGCAAAGCCGACAATAACATGcagg GCAACAAAATGTACGTTCACCCGGAATCTCCTAACACTGGTTCCCACTGGATGAGGCAGGAGATTTCCTTTGGGAAGTTAAAACTCACTAATAACAAAGGAGCAAGCAGCAACAACAcacag ATGATAGTGCTGCAGTCTTTGCACAAATACCAACCACGACTGCACATTGTGGAAGTGACCGAGGATGGTGTAGAGGATCTGAATGAGCCTTCCAAGACCCAGACCTTCACCTTCTCAGAAACACAGTTCATCGCCGTGACCGCCTACCAAAACACCGAC ATTACGCAGCTAAAGATTGACCATAACCCTTTCGCCAAAGGCTTCCGGGACAACTACGATTC ATCCCATCAGATTGTCCCTGGAGGTCGGTACGGCGTTCAAAACTTCTTCCCGGAGCCCTTTGTCAACACGTTACCTCAAGCCCGATATTATAATGGTGAGAGAACCGTGCCACAGACCAACGGCCTCCTTTCACCCCAACAGAGCGAAGAGGTGACCAACCCTCCCCAGCGGTGGCTTGTCACGCCTGTCCAGCAACCTGTGACCAACAAGCTAGACATCAGTTCCTATGAATCTGAATACACTTCCAGTACCTTGCTCCCGTATGGTATTAAGTCCTTGCCCCTCCAGACATCTCATGCCCTGGGGTATTACCCTGACCCAACCTTCCCTGCAATGGCAGGGTGGGGAGGCCGAGGCGCTTATCAGAGGAAGATGGCAGCTGGCCTACCATGGACATCCAGAATGAGCCCCCCTGTGTTCCCAGAAGACCAGCTTGCcaaggaaaaagtcaaagaagaaattagCTCCTCCTGGATAGAAACCCCCCCTTCCATCAAGTCTCTAGACTCCAACGATTCAGGGGTGTACGGCAGTGCTTGCAAGAGAAAGCGCTTGTCCCCTAGCACCTCCAGCAATGGAAACTCGCCCCCTGTCAAGTGTGAGGATGTGACCCCTGAAGAGTACAGTAAAGACGCCTCGAAAGGCATGGGGGCATATTACGCTTTCTACACAACTCCCTGA